A portion of the Blastopirellula sediminis genome contains these proteins:
- a CDS encoding SHD1 domain-containing protein, translated as MSGRMKITFLLATLIVSGLTNYAQARIWVDAEGRSVDAEFIKIEGNTVHLRRNDTGAEIEVLFAKFSEADKRRLAVLRDQAEGTNSAADDAEMPADYASSVGSDTAGDKASESKSDVSEADARRELSRSRKWTDEDGNQIQAKFVRIHDGNVILLQGNKGHNVDFYKLCDADQDYLRTQLTALGQEDDVPPVVVKSYSPSVGANGAIAGNPSGMSNFPNQFGPNGMSNPPGFSRPPGMTGPSGISSNSSSPINPNESDLDRRIREYNENFANSKLANNSANSAPPQVASSSSNSGMSSSSSSSPSYNPWANNSGSSSAAPPQNNTAPPSIRPPSFPNNPIANQPPISTPTIPTPNLQNQMVWQCKTCGTQFDTVEKPSFCHFCTSIKIGGFLLLSLVGAAIKGAMSS; from the coding sequence ATGTCAGGGCGCATGAAGATCACGTTTTTGCTAGCGACGTTGATCGTTTCTGGGCTTACAAACTACGCGCAAGCTCGCATTTGGGTCGACGCCGAAGGACGTTCGGTCGACGCTGAATTCATCAAAATCGAAGGGAACACGGTTCATCTTCGCCGGAATGATACCGGCGCAGAGATCGAGGTCCTGTTCGCCAAGTTTAGTGAGGCCGACAAACGTCGTCTGGCGGTCCTGCGCGATCAAGCGGAAGGGACGAATTCGGCCGCGGATGACGCGGAAATGCCGGCCGATTACGCTTCGAGCGTCGGCAGCGACACGGCCGGTGACAAGGCCAGCGAATCGAAGAGCGACGTGTCGGAAGCCGACGCTCGTCGTGAACTAAGCCGGTCTCGCAAATGGACCGACGAAGACGGCAATCAGATTCAGGCCAAGTTCGTCCGCATCCATGACGGCAACGTGATTCTGTTGCAAGGGAACAAGGGGCACAACGTCGACTTCTACAAGTTGTGCGATGCCGACCAGGACTACCTCCGAACGCAGTTGACAGCGCTCGGCCAGGAAGACGACGTTCCGCCGGTCGTCGTGAAGAGCTATAGCCCGTCGGTCGGCGCCAATGGCGCGATCGCTGGGAATCCGTCGGGAATGTCGAACTTTCCCAACCAGTTTGGCCCGAATGGGATGTCGAACCCGCCTGGATTTTCGCGTCCGCCGGGCATGACCGGCCCGAGCGGAATTTCCTCGAATTCTTCGTCGCCGATCAATCCGAACGAGTCTGATCTCGATCGTCGTATTCGTGAATACAACGAAAACTTCGCGAACTCGAAGCTGGCGAACAATTCTGCCAATTCTGCGCCGCCGCAGGTTGCGTCCAGTTCGTCGAACTCGGGCATGTCGTCTTCGTCGTCGAGCTCGCCGAGCTACAATCCCTGGGCGAACAACAGCGGCAGTTCGAGCGCCGCTCCGCCGCAGAACAACACGGCGCCCCCGTCGATTCGACCTCCGTCGTTCCCGAACAACCCGATCGCGAATCAGCCGCCGATCAGCACTCCTACGATTCCAACGCCGAATCTCCAGAACCAAATGGTCTGGCAATGCAAGACGTGCGGTACGCAGTTCGATACGGTCGAAAAGCCGTCGTTCTGCCATTTCTGCACGTCGATCAAAATTGGCGGCTTCCTCCTGTTGTCGCTCGTCGGCGCTGCGATCAAGGGAGCGATGAGCAGCTAA